A genomic window from Catenulispora sp. EB89 includes:
- a CDS encoding exonuclease SbcCD subunit D: MKLLHAADLHIDSPLHGLEKYPDAPVDMIRAATRRATENLVALALDEQVDAVLLAGDVYDGDWRGYDTGLFFQRQLGILGDAGIRVYLVSGNHDAQSQITKNLRLPNNVRKFDTHQSQSIEDPHVGLIVHGQGYARRDVMENLAADYPQAAPGMFNVGLLHTALTGRAGHTKYAPCSVEELVSRGYGYWALGHVHTREVVSEEPHIVFPGNIQGRSIRETGPKGCTLVTVTDKGSVAVEHRDLDVVRWAHLRVDAASADDLDDVCELVRTQLAAERDQSDGRLVAARVTVTGRSAAHAELWRERERLTVEVRSIAVDLGEVWVEKVGPGTSPLDVGTGDGANDITDMIAGLLRTAKELGTDEDAVRRFVEKDPLWSKLSGDVRGEDRLNSSSAEWCAQLLSEASDLLVSMLQEGAR; this comes from the coding sequence TTGAAGCTTCTCCACGCCGCAGACCTGCATATAGACAGCCCGTTGCATGGCCTGGAGAAGTATCCGGACGCGCCAGTTGACATGATCCGCGCGGCCACGCGCCGGGCGACAGAGAACCTGGTCGCACTCGCCCTGGACGAGCAAGTGGACGCGGTGCTGCTCGCGGGCGACGTGTACGACGGCGACTGGCGCGGCTATGACACGGGATTGTTCTTTCAACGCCAGCTAGGAATACTTGGGGATGCAGGGATCCGGGTCTATTTGGTCTCCGGTAACCACGACGCCCAAAGCCAGATCACCAAGAACCTTCGCCTCCCGAATAACGTACGCAAGTTCGATACCCATCAGAGTCAGAGCATTGAAGATCCCCATGTGGGGCTTATCGTGCACGGGCAGGGCTACGCGCGCCGTGACGTGATGGAGAACCTCGCCGCCGACTATCCCCAGGCAGCGCCCGGCATGTTCAACGTAGGTCTACTGCACACAGCTCTCACTGGCCGGGCCGGCCACACCAAATACGCGCCGTGCAGTGTCGAAGAGCTCGTGTCTCGCGGCTATGGATACTGGGCCCTCGGGCACGTCCACACTCGCGAGGTGGTCTCCGAGGAGCCGCATATCGTGTTCCCCGGCAACATCCAGGGACGCAGCATCCGCGAGACCGGCCCGAAGGGCTGCACCCTGGTCACCGTGACCGACAAGGGCTCGGTGGCCGTGGAGCACCGTGACCTCGACGTGGTGCGGTGGGCTCATCTCCGCGTCGACGCCGCGTCCGCCGATGACCTCGACGACGTGTGTGAGCTCGTCCGCACGCAACTCGCCGCGGAGCGCGATCAGAGTGACGGTCGGCTGGTGGCGGCACGGGTAACTGTGACCGGTCGTTCGGCTGCGCACGCCGAGCTGTGGCGAGAGCGCGAGCGTCTGACGGTCGAAGTCCGCTCCATCGCGGTGGACCTCGGCGAGGTGTGGGTCGAGAAGGTCGGCCCTGGAACGAGCCCGCTGGATGTGGGGACCGGTGACGGTGCAAATGACATCACCGACATGATCGCAGGGCTGCTGCGCACCGCGAAGGAGCTCGGCACCGACGAGGACGCGGTACGCAGGTTCGTCGAGAAGGACCCTCTGTGGAGCAAGCTCAGCGGTGATGTGCGCGGCGAGGACAGGCTGAACAGCAGTAGCGCCGAGTGGTGCGCACAGCTGCTCAGCGAAGCATCGGATCTGCTGGTCTCGATGCTGCAGGAGGGCGCCCGATGA